From Syngnathus scovelli strain Florida chromosome 14, RoL_Ssco_1.2, whole genome shotgun sequence, one genomic window encodes:
- the ralgapa1 gene encoding ral GTPase-activating protein subunit alpha-1 isoform X3 — translation MFSKKPHGDVRKSTQKVLDPKKDVLTRLKHLRIVIENAEPPELKQFFDLNYSHIYYVFFENFVTIEVSLKQKGHKSQREELDSILFIFEKILQLLPERIQSRWQFHSIGLILKKLLHTGNSLKIRREGVRLFLLWMQALQSNAQREQLCMFACLIPGFPAPLCHGTPRTLDTLINPPLSLTETQVTPEEITPLVHPQSGDKNQEDLTAYFLEALLKYMVNQAKSLEWRCKENHERGFSFLFGHFRKCYLPHIFPNFALETSLYNPILEVPPMRPKPYYSVVRREQDGGEVLYCTKESFLQARVIFIRWLVSFWLEPRPNTHTLIPGTEGENIPKNIQRAAAGLAARSAGSSEDGSVTGLRPDNHLEGSASLSGPGGGSAGLGSGPTGESEQCHSNTSTLTEREPSSSSLCSMDEEQLTDMEVVRRVLTSSRTSINFITEIFRQAFLLPMCEAAAMRKVVRVYQEWISMEDKPVFMKEPEEGLYPIATANSMDTGSEKDEEGINQMVDSELLEYSIHAGVQTTLQVFITHSANVFLMEPANDIKFLLEEHVDMCKRVLNIYRSLVMHETMDQKTWEQILLVLLRVTESVMKRPPSIMPHGKKCNTLSGRLAGPVFQTLIVAWIKGNLNVYISRELWDDLLSVLSSLTCWEELVTEWSLTMETLTKVLARNLYSVDLNELPLDKLSEQKQKKHKGKGIGSEGQRQIVDRSFSKGWSRDQPGQAAAMRQRSATTAGSPGIEKARSIVRQKTVALRSCSTGDSLLSSAFIRSAKSAPALAPPLPVLLHHHHHHHPLLPPLADQLADLEDPPITLTSRPSRMRHSSQSDENPQSSCSQVFQGAAREPDNPAPSSLARSSSASDIMEPFIAERVKGEEPQGDPGSVPNPTDTSNSEALPCPSHSSCPTPLSLPNGVVSSTSEGLNHASECGHVGRQSRGSACDWISDWDSAFCADKEMDGEENALTNEDDLFSSIRHYLTHRAAERNEAAKLAASLAFENDIQTSAAVKSDTPSGETEAVREVQKVVDRQISKEDRQVSNSVRHGSVDSAEEIEAEQRSIYECLEMQCQWPSLGMKGNLQGHEEEKGKGEVVVGGGNTIDGADWEGKGDCWSEMGGGGGGGDKNHDQDTATTKKPSSTKAEPYTVQSTSEAIQSPQDSAKPKMSRNAKKHHSGGVHVSFRPSTESVQFHNPLENKEAHWKARLRRLSHFHTHSHSAGERPGAGTAGKQGAAGPAGKLAAMAHKSGGHERLPLDVARTAGAGDVENRTGAGAGDKDKRQHPAGSTWAPESHFEVLTGSCGAPSGVRGRLGRSALRSRASRSRSQEPGSSVSRHHQGALLGGVYKTVVHALSTKPRPRGQGSSQGSSPQRQGRPAMGDASLRDLYSHVLGYFGRKSTTPANKEEVPQKARPVSTDVGNSNPNFSDLMDEFIQERLRAKGTVERRGSSPGSLEVPQDLPELLEAGQSPGSRAPDDLRPIDDPGVPSEWTSPASASGSDVVSSDSQSDSFNAFQYPACKFDNFAFNSEPFGGGDRGSSLDQDSLGGGVACDEHEVASLTTLHIDSETSSLSHTVTVTGSESASPMHSLGGSRSQTPSPATLTAEHIARTHSHSHAHLQLDQKLHNSVLQTPDDLETTEFPGEDCSVMAGGSLTGWHADVATVMWRRMLGILGDVNSIKDPEIHAQVFDYLCELWQNLAKIRDNLGISHDNQSSPPPPVLIPPLRILTPWLFKATMLTERYKQGKLHAYKLICRIMKRRQDVSPNTDFLTHFYNIMHQGLLHQDQDIVNTIIKHCSPRFFSIGLPGATMLILDFIIAASRVTSCSSLNAPRVEAQILLGSLVCFPNFYGELPALHPPTADVALTMFPDVKEHIIKTIMTSARDEPSAPARCVALCCLGIWLSEELAHGTQHPQINDALNVICVTLKYSNKNVALVASDILHLLISYVDHLQKFPPDTPKKIVEILIATITHLLPTTESSPHELDKRLVVSLLLCLLDWVMALPPKTLLQAVQTRSPPDKDQPPKTLLSCIYKVLHGCVYGAQSFSSPKYYPLQLSDLSSSDYDPFLPLESLREPEPLHSPESERSSKLQPVTEVRSRIQHGLVSIAARTVITHLVNHLGHYPMSGGPATLSSQVCENQDNPYCESADLGPELFHSPNLQFLSLNGSTLLSVLQIRSEAGVPGGGMTAGLSSAPACVRVIIRDVAGKHSWDSAVLYGPPLCSPSSPAHTILTHTQSPHSASLHLRSPTKKIPEERNEGSQEDHQEESEERGNANEAQSPELEAEMEAEEEEEEKEVSNVSEEEETVRLQRGGGEEEDERQAEGNKEHVVGAEVGFEQLLAPPLAKRVCREVVPAWDTLRDGDDALDEMLQYLGYSSPECLQRAGMPLNIPVPPPACVSEKQENDVINAILKQSAAEREFVLHRGEELNMRAVEQCESDTQTPQSAFYYCRLLINILGLNSWEKRSNFHLLRKNEKLLRELKNLDSRQCRETHKIAVFYVAEGQEDKHSILTNTAGSQAYEDFVSGLGWEVDLSTHCGFMGGLQRNCSTGQTTPYYATSTTEVIYHVSTRMPHDQDHNLTKKLRHLGNDEVHIVWSEHSRDYRRGIIPTEFGDVLIVIYPMKNHMYSIHILKKPEVPFFGPLFDGAIVDMKILPTVVRATAINASRALKSLIPLYQNFYEERARYLETIVQHHQEPTTFEDYAARVYSPAPCTHLPTDTDRIVSLAYS, via the exons ATGTTTTCCAAAAAGCCTCATGGGGACGTCAGAAAGTCAACACAGAAAGTGTTGGATCCAAAGAAGGACGTCCTAACGAGGCTCAAACATCTCAGAATAGTAATAG AAAATGCAGAGCCGCCAGAGCTGAAGCAGTTCTTTGACCTGAACTACTCCCATATCTACTATGTTTTCTTTGAGAACTTTGTCACCATTGAGGTTAGCCTCAAGCAAAAGG GTCACAAGTCTCAGAGGGAGGAGTTGGACTCCATCCTCTTTATTTTCGAG AAAATCCTCCAGCTCCTCCCAGAGAGAATCCAAAGCCGATGGCAGTTTCACAGCATCG GACTGATCTTGAAGAAGCTGTTGCACACCGGTAACTCTTTAAAG ATCCGTCGAGAAGGTGTGCGCTTGTTCCTGCTGTGGATGCAGGCGTTGCAGAGTAATGCTCAACGCGAGCAACTCTGTATGTTTGCCTGCCTAATTCCTGGCTTCCCGGCTCCACTCTGCCATGGGACTCCACGTACTTTGGACACTCTGATCAACCCACCGCTGAGCTTAACTGAGA CTCAAGTAACCCCAGAGGAGATCACGCCACTGGTTCATCCCCAGTCAGGTGACAAGAACCAGGAGGACCTTACCGCTTACTTTTTGGAAGCACTACTGAAATACATGGTAAACCAG GCCAAGTCTCTGGAGTGGCGTTGTAAAGAGAATCATGAACGTGGCTTTAGCTTCCTCTTTGGTCACTTCAGGAAATGTTACCTTCCTCACATCTTCCCCAACTTTGCTTTGGAAACGAGTCTCTACAACCCCATACTAG AGGTTCCTCCCATGCGTCCAAAACCCTATTACAGTGTGGTGCGCAGGGAGCAGGACGGTGGCGAAGTTCTCTATTGCACCAAGGAAAGTTTTCTTCAAGCCCGAGTCATCTTCATCCGCTGGCTGGTTTCTTTTTGGCTCGAGCCGCGAcccaacacgcacacactgatTCCTGGGACAGAAGGTGAAAACATCCCCAAGAACATACAG CGAGCGGCAGCCGGGCTCGCCGCTCGCTCTGCCGGCAGCTCCGAGGACGGCAGTGTCACCGGATTGCGGCCCGACAACCATCTTGAAGGGAGCGCGAGCTTATCCGGTCCAGGGGGAGGCAGCGCGGGCCTCGGTAGCGGCCCAACGGGGGAATCGGAACAATGCCACTCCAACACGTCCACCTTGACGGAGCGGGAGCCGAGCTCCTCCTCGCTGTGTTCTATGGATGAAGAGCAGCTGACGGACATGGAGGTGGTACGAAGAGTCCTGACCAGCTCCAGAACCAGCATCAACTTCATCACCGAGATCTTCAGACAG gcctttctccTTCCAATGTGCGAAGCTGCAGCAATGCGCAAAGTGGTCCGTGTTTACCAGGAGTGGATCTCCATGGAGGACAAGCCAGTATTTATGAAAGAGCCAGAGGAAGGCCTGTATCCCATAGCAACAGCCAATAGTATGGACACAGGCTCAGAGAAAGATGAGGAG GGAATCAATCAAATGGTTGATAGTGAATTGTTGGAGTATAGCATTCATGCAGGAGTTCAGACTACACTACAG GTATTTATCACCCATTCCgccaatgtttttttaatggagCCGGCCAACGACATCAAGTTCCTTCTCGAGGAGCACGTGGACATGTGCAAGCGAGTCTTAAACATCTACCGCAGCCTTGTCATGCACGAGACCATGGACCAGAAAACGTG GGAGCAGATCTTACTTGTCCTGTTGAGAGTGACAGAGTCAGTGATGAAGAGACCCCCATCCATTATGCCCCATGGCAAGAAGTGCAACACACTGTCAGGAAGGCTGGCTGGTCCCGTCTTTCAg ACGTTGATTGTCGCTTGGATTAAGGGGAATTTAAACGTCTACATCAGCAGAGAACTGTGGGATGACCTCCTCTCAGTTCTCTCTTCTCTTACCTGCTGGGAGGAGCTGGTAACCGAATGGTCCCTCACCATGGAGACGCTCACAAAG GTGTTGGCCAGGAACCTGTACAGTGTTGATTTGAATGAGCTCCCCCTGGACAAGCTCAGTGAGCAAAAGCAGAAGAAACACAAAGGAAAAG GCATAGGTTCAGAAGGCCAGCGGCAGATAGTGGATCGCTCCTTCTCTAAAGGTTGGAGCCGAGACCAACCGGGTCAGGCGGCCGCCATGAGGCAACGCAGCGCCACCACCGCTGGCTCGCCAGGCATCGAAAAGGCCCGCAGCATTGTTCGCCAAAAGACAGTAG CCCTACGAAGCTGTTCTACAGGggactctctgctgtcctcagccTTTATCCGCAGTGCCAAGAGTGCTCCTGCTCTGGCTCCGCCTCTACCTGTCCTccttcaccaccaccaccaccaccaccctttACTACCCCCCCTTGCCGACCAGCTGGCAG ACCTGGAGGACCCGCCAATCACACTGACATCGCGGCCATCTCGGATGCGCCATTCTTCCCAGAGCGACGAGAACCCTCAGAGCTCGTGTTCGCAGGTGTTCCAGGGAGCGGCTCGCGAGCCCGATAACCCGGCCCCTTCGTCGCTGGCGAGAAGCAGCAGCGCCTCTGACATCATGGAGCCTTTTATCGCCGAGCGGGTCAAAGGTGAAGAGCCGCAGGGAGATCCCGGTAGCGTTCCAAACCCCACTGATACTAGCAATAGCGAGGCACTCCCATGTCCTTCCCACTCCTCTTGTCCTACCCCGCTTTCTCTCCCCAATGGTGTCGTTTCCTCAACCTCAGAGGGACTCAACCATGCGAGCGAGTGCGGCCACGTCGGCCGTCAAAGCCGAGGTTCCGCTTGCGATTGGATAAGCGACTGGGATTCCGCCTTTTGTGCCGATAAGGAGATGGACGGAGAGGAGAATGCCCTAACCAACGAGGATGATCTATTCTCCTCAATTAGGCACTATCTCACTCACAGAGCGGCCGAGAGAAACGAGGCAGCAAAATTGGCGGCGAGTCTCGCATTCGAAAACGACATTCAAACATCCGCGGCGGTGAAAAGCGACACGCCTAGCGGGGAAACCGAAGCCGTCCGAGAGGTGCAAAAGGTTGTTGACAGACAGATTTCCAAGGAAGATAGGCAGGTAAGTAATTCAGTTCGACACGGTAGCGTGGACTCGGCGGAGGAGATTGAGGCGGAGCAGCGGAGCATCTACGAGTGTCTGGAAATGCAGTGTCAGTGGCCCTCGCTTGGTATGAAAGGGAACCTCCAAGGACACGAGGAGGAGAAAGGCAAAGGGGAAGTCGTCGTAGGTGGAGGAAACACCATCGACGGAGCAGATTGGGAAGGAAAAGGCGACTGTTGGAGCGaaatgggaggaggaggaggaggaggagacaaaAACCATGATCAAGACACAGCCACAACGAAAAAGCCCTCTTCAACCAAAGCGGAGCCTTACACGGTCCAATCGACCAGTGAAGCAATTCAAAGTCCCCAAGACTCAGCCAAGCCCAAGATGAGCCGTAACGCCAAAAAGCATCACTCGGGCGGCGTCCACGTGAGCTTCAGACCTTCCACTGAGTCGGTCCAGTTCCACAACCCCCTGGAGAATAAAGAGGCCCACTGGAAAGCCAGGCTGCGGCGCCTCAGTCACTTTCACACTCATAGCCACTCGGCCGGGGAAAGGCCGGGAGCCGGGACAGCGGGGAAGCAGGGAGCAGCAGGCCCTGCAGGTAAGTTGGCTGCTATGGCTCACAAGTCCGGGGGCCACGAGAGACTGCCGCTCGACGTGGCCAGGACAGCAGGTGCCGGCGACGTGGAAAACAGGACTGGCGCCGGAGCAGGGGACAAGGACAAACGTCAGCATCCGGCCGGATCCACTTGGGCGCCCGAGAGCCACTTTGAGGTCCTAACAGGCAGTTGCGGCGCGCCGTCGGGCGTGCGAGGCCGATTGGGACGCTCCGCCTTACGTTCTCGGGCTTCCCGTTCTCGCTCCCAGGAGCCCGGCAGCTCcgtctcccgccaccaccaaggGGCTCTTCTCGGTGGGGTGTATAAGACGGTGGTTCACGCTTTGTCCACCAAGCCCCGTCCCCGAGGTCAGGGGTCGTCCCAAGGTTCGTCGCCGCAGCGGCAAGGGCGGCCCGCAATGGGCGATGCTTCACTAAGAGACCTCTACTCCCATGTCCTGGGCTACTTTGGACGAAAGTCGACCACGCCAG cCAACAAAGAGGAGGTGCCACAGAAGGCACGTCCCGTCTCCACTGATGTTGGAAATAGCAATCCTAATTTCTCTGATCTCATGGACGAGTTCATCCAGGAAAGACTTCGAGCGAAAGGAACAGTG GAGCGGCGTGGCAGCAGCCCGGGCAGTCTCGAAGTTCCACAGGACCTGCCGGAGCTCCTTGAGGCGGGCCAGAGTCCTGGATCTCGAGCCCCAGATGACCTGAGACCAATTGATGATCCAGGGGTTCCTTCAGAGTGGACATCTCCCGCCAGCGCCAGTGGCTCCGACGTTGTCAGTTCCGACAGCCAATCGGACTCATTTAATGCTTTTCAGTACCCCGCGTGCAAGTTTGATA ATTTTGCATTTAATTCGGAACCCTTTGGTGGTGGAGATCGAGGAAGCTCATTGGACCAGGACAGCCTGGGAGGTGGTGTTGCTTGCGATGAGCACGAAGTGGCAAGTTTGACCACGCTCCATATTGACTCCGAGACCAGTAGCCTCAGCCACACGGTCACCGTCACTG GTTCGGAGAGCGCCTCGCCCATGCACTCCCTCGGGGGCTCTCGTTCACAGACGCCTTCTCCGGCGACGCTGACGGCAGAGCACATTGCTCGCACACACTCCCACTCACACGCGCACTTGCAGCTGGATCAAAAACTCCACAACTCGGTGCTGCAGACTCCCGACGACCTCG AAACCACCGAGTTCCCCGGTGAGGACTGTAGCGTGATGGCAGGTGGCTCCCTCACCGGATGGCACGCAGATGTTGCTACAGTAATGTGGCGGAGAATGCTGGGTATCTTGGGAGATGTGAATAGCATCAAAGACCCAGAGATCCACGCTCAGGTCTTTGACTACCTGTGCGAACTGTGGCAAAACCTCGCAAAG ATCCGAGATAATTTGGGCATTTCTCACGACAACCAGTCATCTCCCCCACCGCCGGTTCTGATCCCGCCTCTTCGAATCCTCACTCCATGGCTCTTTAAG GCCACCATGCTGACGGAGCGCTACAAACAGGGAAAGCTTCATGCCTATAAACTGATCTGCAGGATTATGAAGAGACGCCAAGATGTGTCCCCAAACACAGACTTTCTCACTCACTTCTACAACATTATGCACCAAGGACTGCTGCATCAAGACCAG GACATTGTCAACACCATCATCAAGCACTGCAGTCCCAGGTTTTTCAGTATCGGTCTACCTGGAGCCACCATGTTGATTCTTGACTTCATCATCGCGGCTTCAAGAGTCACCTCTTGCTCATCGTTGAAC GCTCCGAGAGTGGAAGCCCAGATCCTTCTGGGATCCCTCGTGTGCTTCCCCAACTTCTACGGGGAGCTCCCCGCACTTCACCCCCCCACAGCCGATGTGGCGCTTACCATGTTCCCGGACGTTAAG GAGCACATTATCAAAACTATAATGACCTCTGCCAGGGATGAACCCTCTGCTCCTGCGAG GTGTGTGGCTTTGTGCTGTCTGGGGATCTGGCTATCTGAGGAGTTGGCTCATGGCACTCAACATCCACAAATTAATGATGCTCTGAATGTCATCTGTGTTACTCTAAAG TACTCCAACAAGAATGTCGCGCTGGTGGCCTCAGACATTCTTCACCTTTTGATCAGTTACGTGGATCATCTTCAGAAATTTCCCCCTGACACTCCAAAGAAGATAGTAGAG ATTCTGATTGCCACCATAACACACCTGCTACCTACAACCGAGTCCTCGCCTCACGAGCTGGATAAGAGG CTGGTCGTGTCCCTCCTGTTGTGTCTGTTGGATTGGGTGATGGCTCTCCCTCCAAAGACTCTCCTTCAAGCTGTTCAAACGCGCAGCCCCCCAGATAAGGACCAGCCACCAAAGACCCTGCTCAGCTGCATTTACAAG GTTTTGCACGGCTGTGTGTATGGAGCTCAGTCCTTCAGCAGCCCCAAGTATTATCCACTGCAGCTGTCAGATCTGTCAAGTTCCGACTACGATCCCTTTTTGCCGTTAGAGAGCCTTCGAGAGCCTGAACCGCTGCACAGTCCAGAATCTGAGCGCTCCAGCAAACTCCAGCCTGTCACTGAAG TCCGTAGTCGTATCCAGCATGGTCTGGTTTCCATTGCAGCCAGGACTGTTATTACCCACCTTGTCAACCATCTGGGGCATTACCCAATGTCTGGAGGGCCCGCTACTCTCTCCAGCCAG GTGTGTGAAAACCAGGACAACCCATACTGCGAGAGTGCCGATCTCGGCCCTGAACTCTTCCACTCGCCGAATCTACAGTTCCTGTCCTTAAATGGCTCCACACTGCTCTCAGTGCTTCAG ATTCGCTCAGAGGCCGGCGTACCGGGAGGCGGAATGACGGCTGGTTTGTCCTCCGCTCCTGCTTGTGTTCGCGTTATTATTCGGGATGTGGCAGGAAAGCACTCCTGGGACTCGGCCGTCCTCTACGGGCCTCCGCTCTGCTCCCCAAGCAGCCCTGCGCACACAatcttaacacacacacagtccccCCATAGCGCCAGTCTCCATCTACGGAGCCCCACCAAAAAGATCCCAGAGGAGCGAAATGAAGGCAGCCAAGAAGACCATCAAGAAGAGTCAGAGGAGCGAGGAAATGCGAACGAAGCTCAAAGTCCTGAGCTGGAGGCAGAGatggaggcggaggaggaggaggaggagaaagaggtGAGCAATGtctctgaagaagaagaaactgTGCGACTACAAAGAGGtggaggagaagaggaagatgagAGGCAGGCTGAAGGGAACAAGGAACACGTCGTAGGTGCCGAGGTGGGCTTTGAGCAGCTTCTGGCTCCACCGCTGGCAAAACGGGTTTGCCGGGAGGTGGTTCCAGCATGGGATACCCTGAGGGATGGAGATGACGCTCTGGATGAAATGCTGCAGTACCTCGGATACTCAAGTCCCGAGTGTCTACAGAGGGCAG GAATGCCACTCAACATCCCGGTCCCGCCACCGGCGTGCGTTTCAGAGAAGCAGGAGAATGACGTGATCAACGCCATCTTGAAGCAAAGCGCCGCTGAGCGAGAGTTTGTGCTCCAT agAGGCGAGGAGCTAAACATGAGAGCAGTGGAACAGTGTGAATCGGACACGCAGACACCTCAGTCGGCCTTCTACTACTGCAGACTCCTCATCAACATACTGGGACTCAACTCCTGGGAGAAAAG GAGTAACTTTCATCTGTTGCGGAAGAATGAGAAACTTTTGAGAGAGCTGAAGAACCTGGACTCACGGCAGTG TCGGGAGACGCATAAAATCGCCGTTTTTTATGTCGCTGAAGGACAAGAAGACAAACACTCCATACTCACCAACACTGCAGGAAGCCAGGCATATGAAGACTTTGTCTCTGGACTGGGTTGGGAG GTGGACCTCAGCACTCACTGTGGCTTCATGGGAGGACTCCAGAGGAACTGCAGCACAGGGCAGACCACACCTTATTATGCCACGTCTACAACAGAGGTCATTTACCATGTCTCAACTCGAATGCCTCATGACCAGGACCACAATCTCACAAAGAAG CTGAGACACCTGGGCAACGACGAAGTCCACATTGTTTGGTCGGAGCATTCCAGAGACTATCGGCGAGGAATCATCCCGACAGAGTTTGGTGACGTGCTCATCGTCATTTACCCCATGAAAAACCACATGTATTCCATCCATATCCTCAAAAAACCGGAG GTCCCATTTTTTGGTCCACTGTTTGACGGCGCTATTGTGGACATGAAGATTTTGCCAACGGTGGTCCGAGCCACGGCTATCAATGCCAGTCGGGCGCTGAAATCGCTCATTCCTCTCTACCAGAACTT